Proteins found in one Canis lupus baileyi chromosome 26, mCanLup2.hap1, whole genome shotgun sequence genomic segment:
- the SLCO4A1 gene encoding solute carrier organic anion transporter family member 4A1 isoform X1, whose protein sequence is MQGTPKGTGPPAVSDSPSFLASVQSGWLPPPSPGHGHHVCKFGRAGHCCGHPVLPPRVCSINSFESRLPQVNALSALSGRGRNIRTDVGGERRELPEGLPRVTGARTGNRPAPGVVLGGFRSRPPRPWTEMPQRCTGDKAAVSLPPLVFRSPPSAAVTDAPGRRVSPGSALSPGAPGSAALSPLDPCSQPLCRPQAEKRARAAPDMHYVAAGPQGAACGWRAFAPGCLQAFNTPRGFLLFLCAAAFLQGMTVNGFINTVITSIERRYDLHSYQSGLIASSYDVAACLCLTFVSYFGGNGHKPRWLGWGVLVMGAGSLVFALPHFTAGAYDVQAADGVGTCGANRSVACVDGASGLSGYRLVFMLGQFLHGVGATPLYTLGVTYLDENVKSSYSPVYIATFYTAAILGPAAGYLIGGALLNVYTDVGSRTELTTESPLWVGAWWVGFLGAGAAAFLTAIPILGYPRQLPGSQRYVVMRVSETHQLKDSGPTAVSNPDFGKTIRDLPLSIWLLLRNPTFILLCLAGATEATLIAGMSTFGPKFLEAQFSLSASEAATLFGYLVVPAGGGGTFLGGFFVNKFKLRGAGIIKLCLLCTLTSLLAFFVFFIHCPNVPMAGVTASHSGSLLPDGHLDLTAPCNADCACRPEHYSPVCGSDGLTYYSPCHAGCPGAAVPSPGGQKVYRDCSCVPQNFSSGFGHATAGKCTSTCQRKPLLLVFIFVVIIFTFLSSIPALTATLRCVRDRQRSFALGIQWIVVRTLGGIPGPIAFGWVIDRACLLWQDQCGQQGSCFVYQNAAMSRYMLVSGLAYKVLGFLFFTIACLLYKPPSESPDGLGASLPSQSSASDNAMDLPDAPSALQPHSDV, encoded by the exons ATGCAGGGCACCCCCAAAGGGACAGGTCCTCCGGCTGTCTCTGACAGTCCTTCATTTTTGGCCTCTGTGCAGAGTGGCTGGCTCCCTCCCCCCTCACCTGGGCATGGTCATCACGTATGCAAATTTGGGCGGGCCGGGCACTGCTGTGGCCACCCCGTCCTGCCGCCCAGGGTCTGCTCTATAAATAGCTTTGAGTCTCGTCTTCCACAAGTGAATGCTCTCTCCGCTCTctccggcagaggaagaaacatcaGGACGGACGTAGGAGGCGAGAGAAGAGAGCTGCCTGAAGGACTTCCACGGGTCACGGGGGCGAGGACCGGG AACAGGCCCGCCCCTGGAGTTGTGCTCGGCGGGTTCCGaagccgccccccgcgcccctggACGGAGATGCCGCAGCGCTGCACAGGGGACAAGGCCGCGGTCTCCCTGCCGCCCCTGGTCTTCCGGAGCCCACCCTCGGCCGCGGTCACGGATGCCCCGGGCAGGCGGGTGTCCCCCGGCTCGGCCCTGAGCCCGGGCGCCCCGGGGTCCGCGGCCCTCAGCCCCCTGGACCCGTGCAGCCAGCCGCTGTGCCGGCCGCAGGCGGAGAAGCGCGCCCGGGCGGCCCCCGACATGCACTACGTGGCGGCCGGGCCGCAGGGCGCGGCGTGTGGCTGGCGGGCCTTCGCGCCCGGGTGCCTGCAGGCCTTCAACACGCCGCGGGGCTTCCTGCTGTTCCTGTGCGCCGCCGCCTTCCTGCAGGGCATGACGGTGAACGGCTTCATCAACACCGTCATCACGTCCATCGAGCGCCGCTACGACCTGCACAGCTACCAGAGCGGCCTCATCGCCAGCTCCTACGACGTGGCCGCCTGCCTGTGCCTCACCTTCGTCAGCTACTTCGGCGGCAACGGACACAAGCCGCGCTGGCTGGGCTGGGGCGTGCTGGTCATGGGCGCCGGCTCGCTGGTGTTCGCCCTGCCCCACTTCACCGCAGGCGCCTACGACGTGCAGGCGGCCGACGGCGTCGGGACATGCGGGGCCAACCGCAGCGTGGCGTGCGTGGACGGCGCCTCGGGCCTGTCGGGCTACCGGCTGGTCTTCATGCTGGGCCAGTTCCTGCACGGCGTGGGCGCCACGCCGCTCTACACGCTGGGTGTCACCTACCTGGACGAGAACGTCAAGTCCAGCTACTCTCCTGTCTACATCG CCACCTTCTACACGGCGGCCATCCTCGGGCCCGCCGCCGGCTACCTCATCGGGGGCGCCCTGCTGAACGTTTACACGGACGTCGGCAGCCG GACGGAGCTGACCACCGAGAGCCCGCTGTGGGTCGGCGCCTGGTGGGTGGGCTTCCTGGGCGCGGGGGCAGCTGCCTTCCTCACAGCCATCCCCATCCTCGGCTACCCTCGCCAGCTGCCAG GCTCCCAACGCTACGTGGTCATGAGAGTGTCTGAAACACACCAGCTGAAGGACAGCGGTCCCACGGCCGTCAGCAACCCCGACTTCGGGAAAACCATCAGAGACCTGCCTCT CTCCATCTGGCTCCTCCTGAGGAACCCCACCTTCATCCTGCTGTGCCTGGCCGGAGCCACCGAGGCCACGCTCATCGCCGGCATGTCTACCTTCGGCCCCAAGTTCCTGGAGGCCCAGTTCAGCCTGAGCGCCTCGGAGGCTGCCACCTTGTTTG GGTACCTGGTGGTGCCAGCGGGCGGTGGCGGAACATTTCTGGGCGGCTTCTTCGTGAACAAGTTCAAGCTCCGCGGCGCGGGCATCATCAAGCTGTGTCTGCTGTGCACCCTGACCAGCCTGCTGGCCTTCTTCGTCTTCTTCATCCACTGCCCCAACGTGCCCATGGCGGGGGTGACGGCCAGCCACAGCGGCAG CCTCCTGCCCGACGGCCACCTGGACCTGACGGCCCCCTGCAACGCCGACTGCGCCTGCCGGCCCGAGCACTACAGCCCCGTGTGCGGCTCCGACGGCCTCACCTACTACTCGCCCTGCCATGCGGGGTGCCCCGGGGCGGCCGTGCCCAGCCCGGGCGGCCAGAAG GTGTACCGAGACTGTAGCTGTGTCCCTCAGAATTTTTCCTCTGGTTTTGGCCATGCTACTGCAGGGAAATGCACCTCAACTTGTCAAAGAAAGCCCCTCCTTCTGGTTTTCATATTCGTTGTAATTATCTTTACATTCCTCAGCAGCATTCCTGCGCTGACGGCAACGTTACG GTGCGTCCGCGACCGGCAGAGATCCTTCGCACTGGGCATCCAGTGGATCGTGGTTAGAACTCTAG GGGGCATCCCGGGGCCCATCGCCTTCGGCTGGGTCATTGACAGGGCGTGCCTGCTGTGGCAGGACCAGTGCGGCCAGCAGGGCTCCTGCTTCGTGTACCAGAACGCGGCCATGAGCCGGTACATGCTCGTCTCCGGGCTGGCGTACAAG GTGCTGGGCTTCCTGTTCTTCACCATCGCCTGCCTCCTGTACAAGCCTCCCTCGGAGTCTCCCGACGGCCTGGGCGCCTCTCTGCCCAGCCAGTCCTCGGCCTCCGACAACGCCATGGACCTCCCGGATGCCCCCTCGGCCCTCCAGCCCCACAGTGACGTCTGA
- the SLCO4A1 gene encoding solute carrier organic anion transporter family member 4A1 isoform X5, producing MQGTPKGTGPPAVSDSPSFLASVQSGWLPPPSPGHGHHVCKFGRAGHCCGHPVLPPRVCSINSFESRLPQVNALSALSGRGRNIRTDVGGERRELPEGLPRVTGARTGNRPAPGVVLGGFRSRPPRPWTEMPQRCTGDKAAVSLPPLVFRSPPSAAVTDAPGRRVSPGSALSPGAPGSAALSPLDPCSQPLCRPQAEKRARAAPDMHYVAAGPQGAACGWRAFAPGCLQAFNTPRGFLLFLCAAAFLQGMTVNGFINTVITSIERRYDLHSYQSGLIASSYDVAACLCLTFVSYFGGNGHKPRWLGWGVLVMGAGSLVFALPHFTAGAYDVQAADGVGTCGANRSVACVDGASGLSGYRLVFMLGQFLHGVGATPLYTLGVTYLDENVKSSYSPVYIATFYTAAILGPAAGYLIGGALLNVYTDVGSRTELTTESPLWVGAWWVGFLGAGAAAFLTAIPILGYPRQLPGSQRYVVMRVSETHQLKDSGPTAVSNPDFGKTIRDLPLSIWLLLRNPTFILLCLAGATEATLIAGMSTFGPKFLEAQFSLSASEAATLFGYLVVPAGGGGTFLGGFFVNKFKLRGAGIIKLCLLCTLTSLLAFFVFFIHCPNVPMAGVTASHSGSLLPDGHLDLTAPCNADCACRPEHYSPVCGSDGLTYYSPCHAGCPGAAVPSPGGQKQHSCADGNVTVSPGPGFRSGPEPFLAARRVELCRSCRVRPRPAEILRTGHPVDRG from the exons ATGCAGGGCACCCCCAAAGGGACAGGTCCTCCGGCTGTCTCTGACAGTCCTTCATTTTTGGCCTCTGTGCAGAGTGGCTGGCTCCCTCCCCCCTCACCTGGGCATGGTCATCACGTATGCAAATTTGGGCGGGCCGGGCACTGCTGTGGCCACCCCGTCCTGCCGCCCAGGGTCTGCTCTATAAATAGCTTTGAGTCTCGTCTTCCACAAGTGAATGCTCTCTCCGCTCTctccggcagaggaagaaacatcaGGACGGACGTAGGAGGCGAGAGAAGAGAGCTGCCTGAAGGACTTCCACGGGTCACGGGGGCGAGGACCGGG AACAGGCCCGCCCCTGGAGTTGTGCTCGGCGGGTTCCGaagccgccccccgcgcccctggACGGAGATGCCGCAGCGCTGCACAGGGGACAAGGCCGCGGTCTCCCTGCCGCCCCTGGTCTTCCGGAGCCCACCCTCGGCCGCGGTCACGGATGCCCCGGGCAGGCGGGTGTCCCCCGGCTCGGCCCTGAGCCCGGGCGCCCCGGGGTCCGCGGCCCTCAGCCCCCTGGACCCGTGCAGCCAGCCGCTGTGCCGGCCGCAGGCGGAGAAGCGCGCCCGGGCGGCCCCCGACATGCACTACGTGGCGGCCGGGCCGCAGGGCGCGGCGTGTGGCTGGCGGGCCTTCGCGCCCGGGTGCCTGCAGGCCTTCAACACGCCGCGGGGCTTCCTGCTGTTCCTGTGCGCCGCCGCCTTCCTGCAGGGCATGACGGTGAACGGCTTCATCAACACCGTCATCACGTCCATCGAGCGCCGCTACGACCTGCACAGCTACCAGAGCGGCCTCATCGCCAGCTCCTACGACGTGGCCGCCTGCCTGTGCCTCACCTTCGTCAGCTACTTCGGCGGCAACGGACACAAGCCGCGCTGGCTGGGCTGGGGCGTGCTGGTCATGGGCGCCGGCTCGCTGGTGTTCGCCCTGCCCCACTTCACCGCAGGCGCCTACGACGTGCAGGCGGCCGACGGCGTCGGGACATGCGGGGCCAACCGCAGCGTGGCGTGCGTGGACGGCGCCTCGGGCCTGTCGGGCTACCGGCTGGTCTTCATGCTGGGCCAGTTCCTGCACGGCGTGGGCGCCACGCCGCTCTACACGCTGGGTGTCACCTACCTGGACGAGAACGTCAAGTCCAGCTACTCTCCTGTCTACATCG CCACCTTCTACACGGCGGCCATCCTCGGGCCCGCCGCCGGCTACCTCATCGGGGGCGCCCTGCTGAACGTTTACACGGACGTCGGCAGCCG GACGGAGCTGACCACCGAGAGCCCGCTGTGGGTCGGCGCCTGGTGGGTGGGCTTCCTGGGCGCGGGGGCAGCTGCCTTCCTCACAGCCATCCCCATCCTCGGCTACCCTCGCCAGCTGCCAG GCTCCCAACGCTACGTGGTCATGAGAGTGTCTGAAACACACCAGCTGAAGGACAGCGGTCCCACGGCCGTCAGCAACCCCGACTTCGGGAAAACCATCAGAGACCTGCCTCT CTCCATCTGGCTCCTCCTGAGGAACCCCACCTTCATCCTGCTGTGCCTGGCCGGAGCCACCGAGGCCACGCTCATCGCCGGCATGTCTACCTTCGGCCCCAAGTTCCTGGAGGCCCAGTTCAGCCTGAGCGCCTCGGAGGCTGCCACCTTGTTTG GGTACCTGGTGGTGCCAGCGGGCGGTGGCGGAACATTTCTGGGCGGCTTCTTCGTGAACAAGTTCAAGCTCCGCGGCGCGGGCATCATCAAGCTGTGTCTGCTGTGCACCCTGACCAGCCTGCTGGCCTTCTTCGTCTTCTTCATCCACTGCCCCAACGTGCCCATGGCGGGGGTGACGGCCAGCCACAGCGGCAG CCTCCTGCCCGACGGCCACCTGGACCTGACGGCCCCCTGCAACGCCGACTGCGCCTGCCGGCCCGAGCACTACAGCCCCGTGTGCGGCTCCGACGGCCTCACCTACTACTCGCCCTGCCATGCGGGGTGCCCCGGGGCGGCCGTGCCCAGCCCGGGCGGCCAGAAG CAGCATTCCTGCGCTGACGGCAACGTTACGGTAAGCCCCGGGCCTGGGTTTCGCTCTGGTCCAGAACCTTTCCTTGCAGCCCGCCGCGTGGAGCTCTGCAGATCCTGCAGG GTGCGTCCGCGACCGGCAGAGATCCTTCGCACTGGGCATCCAGTGGATCGTGGTTAG
- the SLCO4A1 gene encoding solute carrier organic anion transporter family member 4A1 isoform X6 produces the protein MQGTPKGTGPPAVSDSPSFLASVQSGWLPPPSPGHGHHVCKFGRAGHCCGHPVLPPRVCSINSFESRLPQVNALSALSGRGRNIRTDVGGERRELPEGLPRVTGARTGNRPAPGVVLGGFRSRPPRPWTEMPQRCTGDKAAVSLPPLVFRSPPSAAVTDAPGRRVSPGSALSPGAPGSAALSPLDPCSQPLCRPQAEKRARAAPDMHYVAAGPQGAACGWRAFAPGCLQAFNTPRGFLLFLCAAAFLQGMTVNGFINTVITSIERRYDLHSYQSGLIASSYDVAACLCLTFVSYFGGNGHKPRWLGWGVLVMGAGSLVFALPHFTAGAYDVQAADGVGTCGANRSVACVDGASGLSGYRLVFMLGQFLHGVGATPLYTLGVTYLDENVKSSYSPVYIATFYTAAILGPAAGYLIGGALLNVYTDVGSRTELTTESPLWVGAWWVGFLGAGAAAFLTAIPILGYPRQLPGSQRYVVMRVSETHQLKDSGPTAVSNPDFGKTIRDLPLSIWLLLRNPTFILLCLAGATEATLIAGMSTFGPKFLEAQFSLSASEAATLFGYLVVPAGGGGTFLGGFFVNKFKLRGAGIIKLCLLCTLTSLLAFFVFFIHCPNVPMAGVTASHSGSLLPDGHLDLTAPCNADCACRPEHYSPVCGSDGLTYYSPCHAGCPGAAVPSPGGQKHSCADGNVTVSPGPGFRSGPEPFLAARRVELCRSCRVRPRPAEILRTGHPVDRG, from the exons ATGCAGGGCACCCCCAAAGGGACAGGTCCTCCGGCTGTCTCTGACAGTCCTTCATTTTTGGCCTCTGTGCAGAGTGGCTGGCTCCCTCCCCCCTCACCTGGGCATGGTCATCACGTATGCAAATTTGGGCGGGCCGGGCACTGCTGTGGCCACCCCGTCCTGCCGCCCAGGGTCTGCTCTATAAATAGCTTTGAGTCTCGTCTTCCACAAGTGAATGCTCTCTCCGCTCTctccggcagaggaagaaacatcaGGACGGACGTAGGAGGCGAGAGAAGAGAGCTGCCTGAAGGACTTCCACGGGTCACGGGGGCGAGGACCGGG AACAGGCCCGCCCCTGGAGTTGTGCTCGGCGGGTTCCGaagccgccccccgcgcccctggACGGAGATGCCGCAGCGCTGCACAGGGGACAAGGCCGCGGTCTCCCTGCCGCCCCTGGTCTTCCGGAGCCCACCCTCGGCCGCGGTCACGGATGCCCCGGGCAGGCGGGTGTCCCCCGGCTCGGCCCTGAGCCCGGGCGCCCCGGGGTCCGCGGCCCTCAGCCCCCTGGACCCGTGCAGCCAGCCGCTGTGCCGGCCGCAGGCGGAGAAGCGCGCCCGGGCGGCCCCCGACATGCACTACGTGGCGGCCGGGCCGCAGGGCGCGGCGTGTGGCTGGCGGGCCTTCGCGCCCGGGTGCCTGCAGGCCTTCAACACGCCGCGGGGCTTCCTGCTGTTCCTGTGCGCCGCCGCCTTCCTGCAGGGCATGACGGTGAACGGCTTCATCAACACCGTCATCACGTCCATCGAGCGCCGCTACGACCTGCACAGCTACCAGAGCGGCCTCATCGCCAGCTCCTACGACGTGGCCGCCTGCCTGTGCCTCACCTTCGTCAGCTACTTCGGCGGCAACGGACACAAGCCGCGCTGGCTGGGCTGGGGCGTGCTGGTCATGGGCGCCGGCTCGCTGGTGTTCGCCCTGCCCCACTTCACCGCAGGCGCCTACGACGTGCAGGCGGCCGACGGCGTCGGGACATGCGGGGCCAACCGCAGCGTGGCGTGCGTGGACGGCGCCTCGGGCCTGTCGGGCTACCGGCTGGTCTTCATGCTGGGCCAGTTCCTGCACGGCGTGGGCGCCACGCCGCTCTACACGCTGGGTGTCACCTACCTGGACGAGAACGTCAAGTCCAGCTACTCTCCTGTCTACATCG CCACCTTCTACACGGCGGCCATCCTCGGGCCCGCCGCCGGCTACCTCATCGGGGGCGCCCTGCTGAACGTTTACACGGACGTCGGCAGCCG GACGGAGCTGACCACCGAGAGCCCGCTGTGGGTCGGCGCCTGGTGGGTGGGCTTCCTGGGCGCGGGGGCAGCTGCCTTCCTCACAGCCATCCCCATCCTCGGCTACCCTCGCCAGCTGCCAG GCTCCCAACGCTACGTGGTCATGAGAGTGTCTGAAACACACCAGCTGAAGGACAGCGGTCCCACGGCCGTCAGCAACCCCGACTTCGGGAAAACCATCAGAGACCTGCCTCT CTCCATCTGGCTCCTCCTGAGGAACCCCACCTTCATCCTGCTGTGCCTGGCCGGAGCCACCGAGGCCACGCTCATCGCCGGCATGTCTACCTTCGGCCCCAAGTTCCTGGAGGCCCAGTTCAGCCTGAGCGCCTCGGAGGCTGCCACCTTGTTTG GGTACCTGGTGGTGCCAGCGGGCGGTGGCGGAACATTTCTGGGCGGCTTCTTCGTGAACAAGTTCAAGCTCCGCGGCGCGGGCATCATCAAGCTGTGTCTGCTGTGCACCCTGACCAGCCTGCTGGCCTTCTTCGTCTTCTTCATCCACTGCCCCAACGTGCCCATGGCGGGGGTGACGGCCAGCCACAGCGGCAG CCTCCTGCCCGACGGCCACCTGGACCTGACGGCCCCCTGCAACGCCGACTGCGCCTGCCGGCCCGAGCACTACAGCCCCGTGTGCGGCTCCGACGGCCTCACCTACTACTCGCCCTGCCATGCGGGGTGCCCCGGGGCGGCCGTGCCCAGCCCGGGCGGCCAGAAG CATTCCTGCGCTGACGGCAACGTTACGGTAAGCCCCGGGCCTGGGTTTCGCTCTGGTCCAGAACCTTTCCTTGCAGCCCGCCGCGTGGAGCTCTGCAGATCCTGCAGG GTGCGTCCGCGACCGGCAGAGATCCTTCGCACTGGGCATCCAGTGGATCGTGGTTAG
- the SLCO4A1 gene encoding solute carrier organic anion transporter family member 4A1 isoform X8, producing MQGTPKGTGPPAVSDSPSFLASVQSGWLPPPSPGHGHHVCKFGRAGHCCGHPVLPPRVCSINSFESRLPQVNALSALSGRGRNIRTDVGGERRELPEGLPRVTGARTGNRPAPGVVLGGFRSRPPRPWTEMPQRCTGDKAAVSLPPLVFRSPPSAAVTDAPGRRVSPGSALSPGAPGSAALSPLDPCSQPLCRPQAEKRARAAPDMHYVAAGPQGAACGWRAFAPGCLQAFNTPRGFLLFLCAAAFLQGMTVNGFINTVITSIERRYDLHSYQSGLIASSYDVAACLCLTFVSYFGGNGHKPRWLGWGVLVMGAGSLVFALPHFTAGAYDVQAADGVGTCGANRSVACVDGASGLSGYRLVFMLGQFLHGVGATPLYTLGVTYLDENVKSSYSPVYIATFYTAAILGPAAGYLIGGALLNVYTDVGSRTELTTESPLWVGAWWVGFLGAGAAAFLTAIPILGYPRQLPGSQRYVVMRVSETHQLKDSGPTAVSNPDFGKTIRDLPLSIWLLLRNPTFILLCLAGATEATLIAGMSTFGPKFLEAQFSLSASEAATLFGYLVVPAGGGGTFLGGFFVNKFKLRGAGIIKLCLLCTLTSLLAFFVFFIHCPNVPMAGVTASHSGSLLPDGHLDLTAPCNADCACRPEHYSPVCGSDGLTYYSPCHAGCPGAAVPSPGGQKQHSCADGNVTVRPRPAEILRTGHPVDRG from the exons ATGCAGGGCACCCCCAAAGGGACAGGTCCTCCGGCTGTCTCTGACAGTCCTTCATTTTTGGCCTCTGTGCAGAGTGGCTGGCTCCCTCCCCCCTCACCTGGGCATGGTCATCACGTATGCAAATTTGGGCGGGCCGGGCACTGCTGTGGCCACCCCGTCCTGCCGCCCAGGGTCTGCTCTATAAATAGCTTTGAGTCTCGTCTTCCACAAGTGAATGCTCTCTCCGCTCTctccggcagaggaagaaacatcaGGACGGACGTAGGAGGCGAGAGAAGAGAGCTGCCTGAAGGACTTCCACGGGTCACGGGGGCGAGGACCGGG AACAGGCCCGCCCCTGGAGTTGTGCTCGGCGGGTTCCGaagccgccccccgcgcccctggACGGAGATGCCGCAGCGCTGCACAGGGGACAAGGCCGCGGTCTCCCTGCCGCCCCTGGTCTTCCGGAGCCCACCCTCGGCCGCGGTCACGGATGCCCCGGGCAGGCGGGTGTCCCCCGGCTCGGCCCTGAGCCCGGGCGCCCCGGGGTCCGCGGCCCTCAGCCCCCTGGACCCGTGCAGCCAGCCGCTGTGCCGGCCGCAGGCGGAGAAGCGCGCCCGGGCGGCCCCCGACATGCACTACGTGGCGGCCGGGCCGCAGGGCGCGGCGTGTGGCTGGCGGGCCTTCGCGCCCGGGTGCCTGCAGGCCTTCAACACGCCGCGGGGCTTCCTGCTGTTCCTGTGCGCCGCCGCCTTCCTGCAGGGCATGACGGTGAACGGCTTCATCAACACCGTCATCACGTCCATCGAGCGCCGCTACGACCTGCACAGCTACCAGAGCGGCCTCATCGCCAGCTCCTACGACGTGGCCGCCTGCCTGTGCCTCACCTTCGTCAGCTACTTCGGCGGCAACGGACACAAGCCGCGCTGGCTGGGCTGGGGCGTGCTGGTCATGGGCGCCGGCTCGCTGGTGTTCGCCCTGCCCCACTTCACCGCAGGCGCCTACGACGTGCAGGCGGCCGACGGCGTCGGGACATGCGGGGCCAACCGCAGCGTGGCGTGCGTGGACGGCGCCTCGGGCCTGTCGGGCTACCGGCTGGTCTTCATGCTGGGCCAGTTCCTGCACGGCGTGGGCGCCACGCCGCTCTACACGCTGGGTGTCACCTACCTGGACGAGAACGTCAAGTCCAGCTACTCTCCTGTCTACATCG CCACCTTCTACACGGCGGCCATCCTCGGGCCCGCCGCCGGCTACCTCATCGGGGGCGCCCTGCTGAACGTTTACACGGACGTCGGCAGCCG GACGGAGCTGACCACCGAGAGCCCGCTGTGGGTCGGCGCCTGGTGGGTGGGCTTCCTGGGCGCGGGGGCAGCTGCCTTCCTCACAGCCATCCCCATCCTCGGCTACCCTCGCCAGCTGCCAG GCTCCCAACGCTACGTGGTCATGAGAGTGTCTGAAACACACCAGCTGAAGGACAGCGGTCCCACGGCCGTCAGCAACCCCGACTTCGGGAAAACCATCAGAGACCTGCCTCT CTCCATCTGGCTCCTCCTGAGGAACCCCACCTTCATCCTGCTGTGCCTGGCCGGAGCCACCGAGGCCACGCTCATCGCCGGCATGTCTACCTTCGGCCCCAAGTTCCTGGAGGCCCAGTTCAGCCTGAGCGCCTCGGAGGCTGCCACCTTGTTTG GGTACCTGGTGGTGCCAGCGGGCGGTGGCGGAACATTTCTGGGCGGCTTCTTCGTGAACAAGTTCAAGCTCCGCGGCGCGGGCATCATCAAGCTGTGTCTGCTGTGCACCCTGACCAGCCTGCTGGCCTTCTTCGTCTTCTTCATCCACTGCCCCAACGTGCCCATGGCGGGGGTGACGGCCAGCCACAGCGGCAG CCTCCTGCCCGACGGCCACCTGGACCTGACGGCCCCCTGCAACGCCGACTGCGCCTGCCGGCCCGAGCACTACAGCCCCGTGTGCGGCTCCGACGGCCTCACCTACTACTCGCCCTGCCATGCGGGGTGCCCCGGGGCGGCCGTGCCCAGCCCGGGCGGCCAGAAG CAGCATTCCTGCGCTGACGGCAACGTTACG GTGCGTCCGCGACCGGCAGAGATCCTTCGCACTGGGCATCCAGTGGATCGTGGTTAG